Proteins co-encoded in one Sulfuricystis thermophila genomic window:
- a CDS encoding nucleotide pyrophosphohydrolase, which translates to MNDIHDLETLKLALRDFAAARDWRQYHTPKNLAMAMIVEAAELVEHFQWATPEESLAPPPEKLAAIRDEVADTLIYLVELADCLGIDLIAAARDKIAKNAIKYPAP; encoded by the coding sequence ATGAACGACATCCATGACCTCGAAACCCTGAAACTTGCCTTGCGCGATTTCGCCGCCGCGCGCGACTGGCGGCAATACCACACGCCGAAGAACCTGGCGATGGCGATGATCGTCGAGGCCGCCGAGCTGGTCGAGCATTTCCAGTGGGCCACGCCCGAAGAAAGCCTCGCGCCGCCACCGGAAAAGCTCGCCGCCATCCGCGACGAGGTGGCCGACACGCTGATCTATCTGGTGGAACTCGCCGACTGCCTCGGCATCGATCTCATCGCCGCCGCGCGCGACAAGATCGCGAAAAACGCCATCAAATATCCCGCCCCTTGA
- a CDS encoding VanZ family protein, with protein MTARASSNLPLKLAGAWTLLVAYGSLYPFAGWRDTGVDPLAFLSAGWPRYFTTFDLAANVLAYLPLGFFWTAALIRHLAPILAIGLALLIGAGLSLGIEIVQNFLPSRVPSNLDFACNSVGALIGAFLGLAGGRTLLDGGRLHRWRERRFLPGAGGDAGLLLVAFWLMTQLDPESILFGSGNLRGLFGLPAALDFAAERIRSFELATVAAQTVAIALIGARLARARPFRFPLALILLALVVKSAALFVLMQGVHGLAWATPGTLAGLALGLLLWGAAMAFAPAVRQAIAALALMVAAVLVNLMPDNPYLADTLRVWQQGHFLNFNGLTRLATALWPFFALPWLMLSRSER; from the coding sequence GTGACGGCACGCGCCTCCTCGAATCTGCCGCTCAAACTCGCCGGTGCTTGGACGCTGCTCGTCGCCTACGGCAGCCTCTATCCGTTTGCCGGTTGGCGCGATACGGGCGTCGATCCGCTCGCCTTCCTGAGCGCGGGCTGGCCGCGTTATTTCACTACCTTCGATCTCGCCGCCAACGTGCTGGCCTATCTGCCGCTCGGCTTCTTCTGGACGGCAGCGCTCATCCGGCACCTGGCCCCGATCCTTGCGATCGGCTTGGCGCTGCTCATCGGCGCGGGCCTGAGCCTCGGCATCGAGATCGTGCAGAACTTCCTGCCCAGCCGCGTGCCGTCGAATCTCGATTTCGCCTGCAACAGCGTCGGCGCGCTGATCGGCGCCTTCCTTGGGCTGGCGGGAGGACGCACACTGCTCGACGGCGGGCGCCTCCACCGCTGGCGCGAGCGGCGCTTCCTGCCCGGCGCGGGCGGCGACGCCGGCCTTCTGCTCGTCGCGTTTTGGCTCATGACTCAGCTCGATCCGGAAAGCATCCTGTTCGGCAGCGGCAACCTGCGCGGGCTGTTTGGCTTGCCGGCCGCGCTCGACTTCGCGGCGGAGCGCATCAGAAGCTTCGAGCTGGCCACGGTCGCCGCACAAACCGTGGCGATCGCGCTGATCGGCGCGCGGCTGGCGAGAGCCCGCCCTTTCCGGTTTCCTCTGGCGCTGATTCTGCTCGCCCTCGTCGTCAAGAGCGCCGCGCTCTTCGTGCTGATGCAAGGCGTGCATGGTCTTGCCTGGGCCACGCCCGGCACCCTGGCGGGACTCGCGCTCGGTCTGCTGCTCTGGGGCGCCGCGATGGCCTTCGCGCCCGCCGTGCGCCAGGCGATCGCCGCGCTGGCGTTGATGGTGGCCGCCGTGCTGGTGAATCTGATGCCGGACAATCCTTATCTCGCCGATACATTGCGCGTCTGGCAGCAGGGGCACTTCCTCAACTTCAATGGCCTGACCCGGCTGGCCACCGCCTTGTGGCCTTTCTTTGCGCTGCCTTGGCTGATGCTTTCCCGGAGCGAACGATGA
- the ubiT gene encoding ubiquinone anaerobic biosynthesis accessory factor UbiT produces MIENFKLPDFTLPAPFARLGDKLPQLPPTLALVTALNLALGRLIPREPLEMLKGKRFTIRVKDAGMTLRFGYNGRSFHPVFDPRPADLTLSARARDFLALLAREEDPDTLFFNRRLLMEGDTDLGLLVKNTLDGVELPRITPARLAPGEFFARLRQRLSAPRGI; encoded by the coding sequence ATGATCGAGAACTTCAAGCTGCCCGATTTCACGCTGCCCGCGCCCTTCGCCCGCCTGGGCGACAAACTGCCGCAACTGCCGCCGACTCTGGCGCTGGTCACCGCGCTCAACCTCGCGCTCGGTCGCCTGATCCCGCGCGAGCCGCTCGAGATGCTCAAAGGCAAGCGCTTCACGATCCGCGTCAAGGATGCCGGCATGACGCTGCGCTTTGGCTACAACGGCCGCAGCTTCCATCCCGTCTTCGATCCCCGGCCGGCCGATCTCACCCTCTCGGCGCGGGCGCGCGATTTCCTCGCGCTGCTTGCCCGCGAGGAGGATCCGGACACGCTGTTCTTCAACCGGCGTCTGTTGATGGAAGGCGATACCGATCTCGGTCTGCTGGTGAAGAACACGCTCGATGGCGTCGAGCTGCCCCGCATCACGCCGGCGCGGCTTGCTCCCGGCGAGTTCTTCGCCCGCCTACGCCAACGGCTCTCGGCGCCGCGCGGCATCTAG
- a CDS encoding U32 family peptidase, with the protein MKLALGPLLYYWPRQRVMDFYAEMIEAPVDVVYLGEAVCSRRHEMRLDDYLEVATLLADAGKEVALSTLPLIESESDLKAVRRLMDAAQDDPRLTIEANEMGAVRQLAERGQRFVAGPTLNVFNSHTLKILADCGATRWVMPPEVGRSALSGIMREMPAGIETEVFAHGRLPLAYSARCFTARRYRLQKDGCEFRCIQFPDGLPVKTREGEPFLTLNGIQTQSAKLYHLESELPELAALGVGLIRLSPQAEGMAELVHAYRALLDGQPAAMPPGDYCNGFWYDRPGLDWVSGTTP; encoded by the coding sequence ATGAAACTCGCCCTCGGACCCTTGCTCTACTACTGGCCGCGCCAGCGGGTGATGGATTTCTATGCCGAGATGATCGAGGCGCCCGTCGATGTCGTCTATCTCGGCGAGGCAGTTTGTTCGCGCCGTCATGAGATGCGGCTGGACGATTACCTCGAAGTGGCCACCCTGCTCGCAGATGCCGGCAAGGAAGTGGCCCTCTCCACCCTGCCGCTGATCGAATCCGAATCCGATCTGAAAGCGGTGCGCCGCCTGATGGACGCGGCGCAGGACGATCCGCGACTGACCATCGAGGCCAACGAGATGGGCGCGGTGCGGCAGCTCGCGGAACGCGGCCAGCGCTTCGTCGCCGGCCCGACGCTCAACGTCTTCAACAGCCATACGCTGAAGATCCTCGCCGACTGCGGCGCGACGCGCTGGGTGATGCCGCCCGAAGTCGGCCGCAGTGCGCTTTCCGGCATCATGCGGGAGATGCCCGCCGGCATCGAAACCGAAGTCTTCGCCCACGGCCGCCTGCCACTCGCTTATTCTGCGCGCTGTTTCACCGCGCGGCGCTACCGGCTGCAAAAAGACGGCTGCGAGTTCCGCTGCATCCAGTTTCCGGACGGGCTGCCGGTCAAGACGCGCGAGGGTGAGCCTTTCTTGACCTTGAACGGCATCCAGACGCAGTCTGCCAAGCTCTACCACCTCGAAAGCGAGCTGCCGGAGCTCGCCGCGCTGGGCGTCGGGCTGATCCGCCTCTCGCCGCAAGCCGAGGGCATGGCGGAACTCGTCCATGCCTATCGCGCGCTGCTCGACGGCCAGCCCGCCGCGATGCCGCCAGGCGATTACTGCAACGGCTTCTGGTACGATCGTCCGGGTCTGGACTGGGTTTCTGGAACGACGCCATGA
- a CDS encoding DUF5615 family PIN-like protein: protein MRILLDESLPRRLRQAIDGHEVVTVVEAGWSGVKNGQLLTLAAKDFDVFVTADQNLRYQQNLSALPLAVFVLKANNNRYPTLLPLVPKLLDELSKPIAKVLTVIS from the coding sequence ATGCGCATCCTGCTTGATGAGTCGTTGCCGCGCCGTTTGCGGCAGGCGATCGACGGGCATGAAGTCGTCACGGTGGTCGAGGCCGGGTGGTCCGGCGTCAAGAATGGCCAGCTGCTGACATTAGCGGCAAAGGATTTCGACGTGTTCGTGACCGCCGACCAGAATCTGCGCTACCAACAAAATCTGTCCGCCCTGCCGCTCGCGGTGTTCGTTCTGAAAGCAAACAACAATCGTTATCCGACCCTGCTTCCGCTCGTGCCCAAGCTGCTCGATGAGCTCAGCAAACCCATAGCCAAGGTGCTCACCGTCATTTCATGA
- a CDS encoding DUF433 domain-containing protein, translated as MNPTLAIRVDPDILGGTPVFAGTRVPVKTLFDYLEAGDSLDAFCEDFPSVPKALCIDVLEQAREAVAADAHPA; from the coding sequence ATGAATCCAACCCTTGCCATTCGGGTCGATCCGGACATTCTCGGCGGTACTCCCGTCTTCGCGGGTACGCGTGTGCCGGTGAAAACGCTGTTCGACTATCTCGAAGCGGGCGATTCCCTGGACGCTTTCTGCGAGGACTTTCCTTCCGTGCCGAAAGCGCTGTGCATCGACGTCCTCGAACAGGCGCGCGAGGCCGTTGCCGCGGATGCGCATCCTGCTTGA
- the ubiU gene encoding ubiquinone anaerobic biosynthesis protein UbiU produces the protein MSTPFELVCPAGGLPALKAAVDHGADCVYTGFRDATNARNFTGLNFDDKSLKEGIAYAHQRGVKVFVALNTYPQTDNWPGWTAAVDKAAAFGVDAVILADPGLMDYAHRTHPQLRLHLSVQGSATNYEAINFYHERFGIQRAVLPRVLSLAQVEHVVKHTPVEIEVFGFGGLCVMVEGRCALSAYTTGTSPNCQGACSPGKAVRYEETPRGMETRLNGVLIDRFAPGERAGYPTLCKGRFEVDEETYYAIEEPTSLNTMELLPELMRVGVKALKIEGRQRSPAYVAQVTQVWRQAIDACRRDREHFKPTPAWMAELNKVSEGQSATLGAYNRPWK, from the coding sequence ATGAGCACCCCTTTCGAACTGGTCTGTCCCGCCGGCGGGCTGCCGGCGCTGAAAGCCGCCGTCGATCACGGCGCCGACTGCGTCTATACCGGCTTCCGTGACGCGACCAACGCGCGTAATTTCACCGGTCTCAATTTCGACGACAAGAGCCTGAAGGAGGGCATCGCCTATGCCCACCAGCGCGGCGTCAAGGTCTTCGTCGCCCTGAATACCTATCCGCAGACCGACAACTGGCCCGGCTGGACGGCCGCCGTCGACAAGGCGGCGGCCTTCGGCGTCGATGCGGTGATCCTCGCCGATCCCGGGCTCATGGACTACGCCCATCGCACCCATCCACAACTGCGGCTGCACCTGTCGGTGCAGGGCTCGGCCACCAATTACGAGGCGATCAACTTCTATCACGAACGCTTCGGCATCCAGCGCGCGGTGCTGCCGCGCGTGCTCTCGCTCGCCCAGGTCGAGCATGTGGTGAAGCACACGCCGGTCGAGATCGAGGTGTTCGGCTTCGGCGGCCTGTGTGTGATGGTCGAAGGCCGTTGCGCGCTGTCCGCCTATACCACCGGCACCTCGCCGAACTGTCAGGGTGCTTGCTCGCCGGGCAAGGCGGTGCGTTATGAGGAGACGCCGCGCGGCATGGAGACGCGTTTGAATGGCGTGCTGATCGACCGTTTCGCACCGGGCGAACGCGCCGGCTATCCGACGCTGTGCAAGGGGCGTTTCGAGGTGGATGAGGAAACCTATTACGCGATCGAGGAACCGACCAGCCTCAACACGATGGAGCTTTTGCCCGAGTTGATGAGGGTCGGCGTCAAAGCGCTGAAGATCGAAGGCCGCCAGAGGAGCCCGGCCTATGTCGCCCAGGTGACGCAGGTGTGGCGCCAGGCGATCGACGCCTGCCGGCGCGATCGCGAACACTTCAAGCCGACACCTGCCTGGATGGCCGAGCTGAACAAGGTCTCGGAAGGACAATCGGCGACATTGGGCGCGTACAATCGGCCGTGGAAATGA
- a CDS encoding SDR family oxidoreductase, with amino-acid sequence MKAVRSVFITGASSGIGAVLARHYAATGATLGLAARRGEALQALVAELGAAYHLYPLDVADAAALQAAGADFIGKAGVPDIVIANAGVSVGTLTEAAEDLPAFRRVFETNVLGMVHTFQPFLAPMVVAGRGRLVGVASVAGIRGLPGAGAYSASKAAAIAYLESLRVELRGTGVKVVTLAPGYIATPMTEKNPYPMPFLMPVDRAAASMARAIERGARFAVMPWQMGLVATLLKNLPRPLYDRIAGRFGRKPRGTLR; translated from the coding sequence CTGAAAGCCGTTCGGTCCGTCTTCATCACCGGCGCCTCTTCGGGCATCGGCGCGGTGCTGGCGCGGCACTATGCCGCAACAGGTGCCACCCTCGGCCTCGCCGCACGGCGCGGCGAAGCGCTGCAGGCGCTGGTCGCGGAACTGGGCGCGGCCTACCATCTCTACCCGCTCGATGTTGCCGATGCCGCTGCATTGCAGGCGGCGGGCGCCGATTTCATCGGCAAAGCCGGCGTGCCGGACATCGTGATCGCCAACGCGGGGGTTTCGGTCGGCACGCTGACCGAAGCGGCAGAGGATTTGCCGGCCTTCCGGCGCGTTTTCGAAACGAACGTGCTGGGCATGGTGCATACCTTCCAGCCCTTCCTCGCGCCAATGGTGGTGGCCGGGCGCGGTAGACTCGTCGGGGTGGCCTCGGTGGCCGGCATCCGCGGCCTGCCCGGAGCGGGCGCCTACTCCGCCTCGAAGGCCGCCGCGATCGCCTATTTGGAGAGCCTGCGGGTCGAATTGCGTGGCACGGGCGTCAAGGTCGTCACCCTCGCGCCGGGTTACATCGCCACGCCGATGACCGAGAAGAACCCTTATCCGATGCCCTTCCTGATGCCGGTCGACCGTGCTGCGGCGAGCATGGCGCGGGCGATCGAGCGCGGCGCGCGCTTCGCGGTGATGCCCTGGCAGATGGGGCTCGTCGCCACATTGTTGAAAAATCTGCCGCGGCCGCTCTACGACCGGATTGCGGGGCGTTTCGGCCGCAAGCCGCGCGGGACATTGCGTTGA
- a CDS encoding thiol:disulfide interchange protein DsbA/DsbL, producing MKLVKLAFAALAFGALALQPALAADPVEGRNFHRLQMPQPTEANGKVEVIEFFWYGCPHCAKLEPLLKGWVKQLPADVSFRKVPAILSDKWAPGARLYYTLEAMNLLDKLSDEVFDAMINQRIDLGNENVLFDWIAKKGVDRKAFADTYKSFSVQAKVRQAAEMTQEYGFSGVPALVIGGKYSPGPELQSYEHMLQVADFLIARNRAEIKKPSAPQKAVKK from the coding sequence ATGAAGCTCGTCAAACTCGCCTTCGCCGCGCTCGCCTTCGGCGCGTTGGCCCTGCAACCCGCGCTGGCGGCCGATCCGGTCGAAGGCCGCAATTTCCATCGCCTGCAGATGCCGCAGCCTACCGAGGCGAACGGCAAGGTCGAGGTGATCGAATTCTTCTGGTATGGCTGCCCGCACTGCGCCAAGCTCGAACCGCTGCTCAAGGGCTGGGTGAAACAGTTACCGGCCGACGTCAGCTTCCGCAAGGTGCCGGCGATCCTGAGCGACAAATGGGCGCCGGGCGCGCGCCTCTACTACACGCTCGAAGCGATGAACCTGCTCGACAAGCTCAGCGACGAGGTGTTCGACGCGATGATCAACCAGCGCATCGACCTCGGCAACGAGAACGTCCTCTTCGACTGGATCGCCAAGAAGGGCGTCGATCGCAAGGCATTCGCCGACACCTACAAGTCTTTCAGCGTCCAGGCCAAGGTCCGGCAGGCCGCCGAGATGACCCAGGAATATGGTTTCAGCGGCGTGCCGGCGCTCGTCATCGGCGGCAAGTACAGCCCCGGACCGGAGCTGCAGTCGTATGAGCACATGCTGCAGGTAGCGGATTTCCTGATCGCCAGGAACCGCGCCGAGATCAAGAAACCATCCGCGCCGCAAAAAGCGGTGAAGAAGTAA
- a CDS encoding SPOR domain-containing protein, with the protein MNTTQRGGTLIGLVLGILVGVLISFGVVWYLNKTPLPFTEKVAKPETINGGKEPVALPGKPGDKPAAGERKFEFYEILEGKKPSTSGPAPAAEPVAKPETAPAAAGGNIYLQVGAFQKKTDADNLRARLAMLGFEGGVLQAEVPGKGEVYRVRVGPFASMDELNQARRELSEQGVQTTVVRAQD; encoded by the coding sequence ATGAACACGACCCAACGCGGCGGAACCCTGATCGGCCTGGTGCTGGGCATCCTGGTCGGGGTGCTGATCTCGTTCGGCGTGGTCTGGTACCTCAACAAGACACCTTTACCATTCACCGAAAAGGTGGCAAAGCCGGAGACGATCAACGGCGGCAAGGAACCCGTGGCGCTGCCCGGCAAGCCGGGCGACAAGCCGGCGGCTGGCGAGCGCAAGTTCGAGTTCTACGAGATTCTCGAAGGCAAGAAACCGTCAACGTCTGGCCCCGCGCCCGCTGCCGAGCCGGTGGCCAAACCCGAGACCGCTCCTGCTGCGGCCGGCGGCAACATTTACCTGCAAGTGGGCGCCTTCCAGAAGAAGACTGATGCCGACAATCTGCGCGCCAGACTGGCGATGCTCGGCTTCGAAGGCGGGGTGCTCCAGGCCGAGGTACCGGGCAAGGGCGAAGTCTATCGCGTGCGGGTCGGCCCCTTCGCTTCGATGGACGAATTGAACCAGGCACGACGCGAATTGTCGGAACAGGGTGTCCAGACCACGGTGGTCCGGGCGCAAGATTAA
- the argS gene encoding arginine--tRNA ligase: protein MSSKSTDIKSHLAALLDAALASVAPGVKAEIQLERPRDPAHGDLSSNLALQIAKGLKESPRKIAERLVHELPRSPWVEKAEVAGAGFINFTLAAAAKTVVIHTVLAQGEHFGRGAKKPGRVQVEFVSANPTGPLHVGHGRGAAYGASLANLLAFAGFEVCREYYVNDAGRQMDILAVSTWLRYLEIFGETVPFPPNAYQGDYVRTMARQIKDAHGDRYVHPAAAVLACVPPPEPDVEAHLDGLIAVAKDLLGEDWNYIHQHALSEQLADCRADLEEYGVHFDCWFSEKSLYDTGMVAQAVQELEKRGHIYLQDGAKWFRSTHFGDEKDRVVQRENGQFTYFASDIAYHRNKFARGFTKIIDVWGADHHGYIARVKGALQALGLDVEALEVALVQFVSLYRGTEKVSMSTRAGSYVTLRELREEVGNDACRFFYLLSKQDKPLDFDLELAKSQSNENPVYYVQYAHARISSVLRQWGGDPATLAGADLAPLVGERELKLAARLVEFPELIESAARERSPHLIAFWLRELAAEFHAWYNAERLLVDDEALKHARLALALAVRQVIGNGLSILGVAAPDAM, encoded by the coding sequence ATGTCCTCCAAATCCACCGATATCAAGTCGCATCTCGCCGCGCTGCTCGATGCGGCGCTTGCCAGCGTCGCGCCCGGCGTGAAGGCGGAAATCCAGCTCGAACGGCCGCGCGATCCGGCGCATGGTGACCTGTCGAGCAATCTTGCCTTGCAGATCGCCAAGGGACTGAAGGAAAGCCCGCGCAAGATCGCCGAACGCCTGGTGCATGAGCTGCCCCGCTCGCCGTGGGTGGAGAAGGCCGAGGTGGCGGGCGCCGGCTTCATCAATTTCACGCTGGCCGCGGCGGCCAAGACCGTCGTGATCCATACGGTGCTCGCTCAAGGCGAACATTTCGGCCGTGGCGCGAAAAAGCCCGGTCGGGTGCAGGTGGAATTCGTCTCGGCCAATCCAACCGGACCTTTGCATGTCGGCCACGGGCGTGGCGCGGCCTATGGCGCGAGCCTGGCCAATCTGCTGGCCTTTGCCGGCTTCGAGGTCTGCCGCGAGTATTACGTCAATGATGCCGGCCGGCAGATGGACATCCTTGCCGTGTCGACCTGGCTGCGCTACCTGGAAATCTTCGGCGAGACGGTGCCCTTCCCGCCGAATGCCTATCAGGGCGACTATGTGCGCACCATGGCGCGCCAGATCAAGGACGCGCATGGTGACCGCTACGTCCATCCGGCCGCGGCGGTACTGGCCTGCGTGCCGCCGCCGGAACCCGATGTCGAGGCGCATCTCGATGGCCTGATCGCCGTTGCCAAGGACCTGCTCGGCGAGGACTGGAACTACATCCACCAACATGCCCTGTCCGAGCAGCTCGCCGACTGCCGCGCCGATCTCGAAGAGTATGGCGTGCATTTCGACTGTTGGTTCTCCGAGAAAAGCCTCTACGACACGGGCATGGTGGCGCAGGCCGTCCAAGAGCTGGAAAAACGCGGCCACATCTACCTGCAGGATGGCGCCAAGTGGTTCCGCTCGACGCATTTCGGCGACGAGAAGGATCGCGTCGTGCAGCGCGAAAACGGCCAATTCACCTATTTCGCCTCCGACATCGCCTATCACCGCAACAAGTTCGCGCGCGGCTTCACGAAGATCATCGACGTCTGGGGCGCCGATCACCATGGCTACATTGCGCGCGTCAAGGGCGCCTTGCAAGCGCTGGGGCTGGATGTCGAAGCGCTCGAAGTGGCGCTGGTGCAGTTCGTCAGCCTCTATCGCGGCACCGAAAAAGTGTCGATGAGCACGCGCGCCGGCTCCTATGTGACCTTGCGCGAGCTCCGGGAAGAGGTCGGCAACGACGCCTGCCGTTTCTTTTACCTGCTCAGCAAGCAGGACAAGCCGCTCGATTTCGATCTCGAGCTCGCCAAGAGCCAGTCGAACGAGAACCCGGTCTATTACGTGCAGTATGCCCATGCGCGCATCAGCAGCGTCCTCAGGCAGTGGGGCGGCGACCCGGCCACATTGGCCGGCGCCGATCTGGCGCCGCTTGTCGGCGAGCGCGAGCTCAAGCTGGCGGCCCGGCTCGTCGAGTTTCCCGAGCTGATCGAGAGCGCCGCGCGCGAGCGTTCGCCGCATCTCATCGCCTTCTGGCTGCGCGAGCTCGCCGCCGAGTTCCATGCCTGGTACAACGCCGAGCGCCTGCTGGTGGACGACGAGGCATTGAAGCACGCGCGTCTCGCATTGGCGCTGGCGGTGCGCCAGGTGATCGGTAACGGCCTCTCCATCCTCGGCGTTGCCGCGCCGGATGCCATGTAA
- a CDS encoding DsrE family protein: MKKTLWTVLLLAWFAVTSTALAESGKVGVAVQVSDDNLATWNQALNVVKNIQAEYGKDKVEVELVVYGNGVGLLKFDSQLANRIDDTLASGAKVLMCQNTMKARKLTPDDMHAGIGYVKAGVVELIEKQRQGWAVIRP; the protein is encoded by the coding sequence ATGAAAAAAACCCTTTGGACGGTATTGTTGCTTGCCTGGTTCGCCGTGACAAGCACTGCGCTGGCCGAGAGCGGCAAGGTCGGTGTCGCGGTGCAGGTCAGCGACGACAATCTGGCGACCTGGAATCAGGCGCTCAACGTGGTGAAGAACATCCAAGCCGAATACGGCAAGGACAAGGTGGAGGTCGAGCTGGTCGTCTATGGCAACGGCGTCGGCCTGCTGAAATTCGATTCGCAGCTTGCCAACCGCATCGACGACACGCTGGCGAGCGGGGCCAAGGTGCTGATGTGCCAGAACACGATGAAGGCGCGCAAGCTCACCCCGGACGACATGCACGCCGGCATCGGCTATGTGAAGGCCGGCGTCGTCGAGCTGATCGAGAAACAGCGGCAGGGCTGGGCCGTTATTCGACCTTAG
- the ahpF gene encoding alkyl hydroperoxide reductase subunit F, translated as MLDDSIKAQLGATLERLVEPIELVASPDASDASRQMSALLAEIAALSPKVSVREDGNAERRPSFSLGRPGEFHRIHFAGLPMGHEFTSLVLALLQASGYPPKVEAATIERIKALRGTFKFETFVSLSCHNCPDVVQALNLMAVLNPGVTHTMVDGALFQKEVEARQIMAVPVVYLNGKEFGHGRMSLEEIVAKLDTGAAARAAAEIAAKDPFDVLVVGGGPAGSAAAIYAARKGIRTGVVAERFGGQVLDTLAIENFISIKHTEGPQLAAALEAHVREYGVDIMNAQRVIELVPGESLHALRLESGATLKAKTVILATGARWRELRVPGEAEYKAKGVCFCPHCDGPLFKGKRVAVIGGGNSGVEAAIDLAGLVGHVTLLEFDDKLRADAVLQQKLASLSNVTVIKSAQTTEVLGDGQKVTGLVYIDRTTNESHALELEGIFVQIGLLPNTDWLKGTVALNRFGEIEVDARGATTVPGVFAAGDCTTVPYKQIIIAMGEGAKASLSAFDHLIRHGA; from the coding sequence ATGCTCGACGATTCCATCAAGGCCCAGTTGGGCGCCACCCTCGAACGTCTGGTCGAACCGATCGAACTGGTCGCCTCGCCCGATGCCAGCGACGCCTCGCGCCAGATGAGTGCGCTGCTTGCCGAGATAGCGGCGCTCTCACCGAAAGTGAGCGTGCGCGAAGACGGCAATGCCGAGCGTCGCCCGTCGTTTTCGCTGGGTCGCCCGGGAGAGTTCCATCGCATCCATTTCGCCGGTCTGCCGATGGGGCACGAATTCACCTCGCTGGTGCTCGCGCTATTGCAAGCCAGCGGTTATCCGCCCAAGGTCGAGGCGGCGACGATCGAGAGAATCAAGGCCCTGCGCGGCACGTTCAAGTTCGAAACCTTCGTTTCGCTCTCCTGCCACAACTGCCCGGACGTGGTGCAGGCGCTGAACCTGATGGCGGTGCTCAATCCCGGCGTCACCCACACGATGGTCGATGGCGCGTTGTTCCAGAAGGAAGTCGAGGCGCGCCAGATCATGGCGGTGCCGGTGGTCTATCTGAATGGCAAGGAATTCGGTCATGGCCGCATGAGTCTCGAGGAAATCGTCGCCAAGCTCGATACCGGAGCGGCAGCGCGCGCTGCCGCGGAGATCGCCGCCAAGGACCCCTTCGACGTGCTCGTCGTCGGCGGGGGACCGGCAGGCAGCGCGGCCGCCATCTATGCGGCGAGGAAAGGCATCCGCACCGGTGTCGTCGCCGAGCGTTTCGGCGGCCAGGTGCTCGACACACTGGCGATCGAGAACTTCATTTCGATCAAGCACACCGAAGGCCCGCAGCTCGCCGCGGCGCTCGAAGCACATGTGCGTGAATACGGCGTCGACATCATGAATGCGCAGCGCGTAATCGAGCTCGTGCCTGGCGAGAGTCTGCACGCGCTCCGTCTCGAATCCGGCGCGACACTGAAGGCGAAGACCGTGATCCTCGCCACCGGGGCGCGCTGGCGCGAACTCAGGGTGCCGGGCGAGGCCGAATACAAGGCCAAGGGCGTGTGCTTCTGCCCGCATTGCGATGGGCCGCTGTTCAAGGGCAAGCGGGTCGCGGTGATCGGCGGCGGCAACTCCGGCGTCGAGGCGGCGATCGATCTCGCCGGCCTCGTTGGACATGTCACGCTGCTCGAATTCGACGACAAGTTGCGCGCCGATGCGGTGTTGCAGCAAAAACTCGCCAGTCTGTCCAACGTCACGGTGATCAAGAGTGCGCAGACCACCGAGGTGCTCGGCGACGGCCAGAAAGTCACCGGCCTCGTCTATATCGACCGCACCACCAACGAAAGCCACGCCCTCGAACTCGAAGGCATCTTCGTGCAGATCGGCCTGTTGCCGAACACCGACTGGCTCAAGGGCACGGTCGCGCTCAACCGCTTCGGCGAGATCGAGGTCGACGCGCGCGGCGCCACCACGGTGCCAGGCGTGTTCGCCGCCGGTGATTGCACGACGGTGCCCTACAAGCAGATCATCATTGCGATGGGCGAAGGCGCGAAGGCTTCACTCTCGGCCTTCGACCATCTGATCCGGCACGGCGCTTGA